gaaaacCGACACGAAGGCTAAGGGTGATGAACGCACCACATGCACAATGGTCTGTGTGCAAATATATAGGCACGTAAATACATACAGGAGTGTATACGTTCTTgcgtttttcccttctccaaaaaaaaagtccctcttggggagaaaaaggcaTCTTCAACTTACGTGACAACTGAGGGGAACTACGTCAAGGCTGATGTCACGGTGGCAGTTATGGCACTTGACGCGCTTAACGGTATTCGTATCTGCGATGGGGagaaggagggggagaaaacacATAGGTTTGGAGTTCCAATGTGtgggtaaaataaaagcgtcctttatttttgcgtATGAGAGGGGGGAAGTCTCCATTTTGGACGCACACTAACCTCTCCCAGTTGAGTAAAACTTCTTCTCCAAAATGCCAACGTGAGGATGATACACTCTATGCCCCGTCGTGTTAAGTACCGCCTTGTGTCT
The Plasmodium cynomolgi strain B DNA, scaffold: 0981, whole genome shotgun sequence genome window above contains:
- a CDS encoding co-chaperone Hsc20 (putative), with the translated sequence MNKVVYVSLLWRHKAVLNTTGHRVYHPHVGILEKKFYSTGRDTNTVKRVKCHNCHRDISLDVVPLSCHTCSALLHVDAFKQFSFFELFGLYGFVKGGGPFPGQ